The following is a genomic window from Citrifermentans bemidjiense Bem.
AGCCGCCCCGCCCTGCGCGCGCGCCTTGTCCTCAGGCGCACCCTTGGCGCAACCGGCGAAGACAAGGAGGGCTAGAAGGAGGGGGAGACAGCGGGAAAAGGTCATTTTTCCCCGCTCTCCTGGCGGCAGTGCCTGATCTTCTCGGCGAGCTCGGCGTTCTGCTCGGGCTCCAGCTTCTGCAGCTTCCGGTACAGCGGGAGCGCCTTCTTATAGGAACGGGCGGCGCAGTAGGCGTCGGCGAGATGTCCGAGCACCGTGGCGTCCTCGTCGGAGAGCTCCGCTGCCCGCTCCAGTTGGGCGACCGCCTCGTTGTAGCGCTTGAGCTTGAAGTAGGTCCAGCCGAGGCTGTCCATGATGAAGCCGTCGTCCGGCTTCAGCTCGACCGCCTTCTTCAGGTAGGAAAGCGCCTCCTCGAGGTTCACCCCCATCTCCGCATAGGTGTACCCCAGGTAGTTGAGCGCGTTGGCGTCGTCCGGGGTCGCGGCGATAACCCGCTTCATCATGGCGACCGACTGCTCTTTCTGCCCGAGTTTGTCGTACAGGATGCCGAGGCGGAACAATACGCGGGGGTCGTTCTGGAGCTTGTCGTCCATGGAATTCAGCGTGTCGACCCCTTCCCGGTAGCGCTCCATCGACTCGTAGAGGCCGGCCAGATGCAGGTACGGCTCGACCCTCGAAGGCTGATCCTTAACCTCTTCCTTCAGGAGGGCGATCCCTTTCTCCGGGGTCCCCTTCTCCTTGTACAGGTAGGCCAGGTGGCCGACTGCATCGGGATAGTAGGGAGACTCCTTGGGGACCTTCAGGAATTCGGCGATGGCCAGGTCGGCAGCATCCTTCTCTTCGTAGGCGGTGGCGAGGTAAAAGCGGACCTGCTGGGAGGCAGGCTCTACCTCGAGGATCTCCTGGAAGGTCTTCACCGCATCGTCGTAGCGCTCCAGCTCCAGGAACAAAAGCCCGATCTTGCGGGAGTTCTCGAGGGTCTTCCCCCCCTTTTCCTGCAACAGGGCGAGCGCCTCGCTAAGCCGCTTCTGCTGGATGTAGA
Proteins encoded in this region:
- a CDS encoding tetratricopeptide repeat protein, which encodes MTKKCLALLSLTLLINACASEHAAGTIPSAGLEAVAAPSAGPGEGRTMYLFALARLRATEGDQDAALVLLRQAMESDPAAAYLHTAAAQILLQQNKPEEALVESQTAINTDPAFLQAQLLSGNILMTMQREKEAIPYYKKVMELDPTKEEVYLHVAIYYLKSFEYEQAVDTLKALVKASPDSALGYYYLAKTYEQMRLPREALGYYKKALDLKPDFEQALIEMGISQETQGLIPDAIESYKGLLDINPANANVVQHLAQLYIQQKRLSEALALLQEKGGKTLENSRKIGLLFLELERYDDAVKTFQEILEVEPASQQVRFYLATAYEEKDAADLAIAEFLKVPKESPYYPDAVGHLAYLYKEKGTPEKGIALLKEEVKDQPSRVEPYLHLAGLYESMERYREGVDTLNSMDDKLQNDPRVLFRLGILYDKLGQKEQSVAMMKRVIAATPDDANALNYLGYTYAEMGVNLEEALSYLKKAVELKPDDGFIMDSLGWTYFKLKRYNEAVAQLERAAELSDEDATVLGHLADAYCAARSYKKALPLYRKLQKLEPEQNAELAEKIRHCRQESGEK